Proteins from a single region of Orcinus orca chromosome 20, mOrcOrc1.1, whole genome shotgun sequence:
- the CHST8 gene encoding carbohydrate sulfotransferase 8, translated as MAPRAGTMRLTCMFSSILLFGAAGLLLFISLQDPTELALQQVPGIKFNIKPQEPHSDLPSGSSQDGDFKAPTESVTRDLSSRAPRGLNLQVSQQPQAHLNVGARLRPRQRRRRLLIKKMPAAAAIPANSSAGTFVRPAPRALDGRWVSLHQSQQERKRVMREACAKYRASSSRRAVTPRHVSRIFVEDRHRVLYCEVPKAGCSNWKRVLMVLAGLASSTTDIQHNTVHYGSALKRLDTFDRQGILHRLSTYTKMLFVREPFERLVSAFRDKFEHPNSYYHPVFGKAILARYRANASREALRTGSGVRFPEFIQYLLDVHRPVGMDIHWDHVSRLCSPCLIDYDFVGKFESMEDDADFFLSLVRAPRNLTFPRFKDRHSQEARTTAQIAHQYFAQLSTPQRQRTYDFYYMDYLMFNYSKPFADLY; from the exons GAATAAAGTTCAACATCAAGCCACAGGAGCCCCACAGC GACCTCCCATCAGGCAGTTCCCAGGATGGTGACTTTAAGGCACCCACAGAGAGTGTCACCCGAGACTTGTCCAGCCGGGCCCCGAGGGGCCTGAACCTACAGGTGTCCCAGCAGCCTCAAGCCCACCTAAACGTGGGGGCCCGTCTGCGACCCCGGCAGCGCCGCCGGCGACTGCTTATCAAGAAAATGCCAGCGGCGGCGGCCATCCCGGCCAACAGCTCTGCTGGTACGTTCGTCCGGCCAGCACCCCGGGCCCTGGACGGCCGTTGGGTCAGCCTGCACCAGAGCCAGCAGGAGCGCAAGCGGGTGATGCGGGAGGCGTGCGCCAAGTACAGGGCGAGCAGCAGCCGCAGGGCGGTCACGCCCCGCCACGTGTCCCGCATCTTCGTGGAGGACCGCCACCGCGTGCTGTACTGCGAGGTGCCCAAGGCGGGCTGCTCCAACTGGAAGCGGGTACTCATGGTGCTGGCCGGGCTGGCCTCGTCCACCACCGACATCCAGCACAACACCGTCCACTACGGCAGCGCCCTCAAGCGGCTGGACACCTTCGACCGCCAGGGCATCCTTCACCGCCTCAGCACCTACACCAAGATGCTCTTCGTCCGCGAGCCCTTCGAGAGGCTGGTCTCTGCCTTCCGCGACAAGTTCGAGCACCCCAATAGCTACTACCACCCCGTATTCGGCAAGGCCATCCTGGCCCGATACCGGGCCAACGCCTCTCGGGAGGCCCTGCGGACGGGCTCCGGCGTGCGGTTCCCCGAGTTCATCCAGTACCTACTGGACGTGCACCGGCCCGTGGGGATGGACATCCACTGGGACCACGTCAGCCGGCTGTGCAGCCCCTGCCTCATCGACTATGACTTTGTGGGCAAGTTTGAGAGCATGGAGGACGACGCCGACTTCTTCCTGAGCCTCGTCCGCGCGCCGCGGAACCTGACCTTCCCGCGGTTCAAGGACCGGCACTCGCAGGAGGCGCGGACCACCGCACAGATCGCCCACCAGTACTTCGCCCAGCTCTCGACCCCGCAGCGGCAGCGCACCTACGACTTCTACTACATGGACTACCTGATGTTCAACTACTCCAAGCCCTTCGCGGACCTGTACTGA